The following proteins are encoded in a genomic region of Pyrus communis chromosome 11, drPyrComm1.1, whole genome shotgun sequence:
- the LOC137708530 gene encoding coniferyl alcohol acyltransferase-like, which produces MARGVFKVTMSKQEVVAAALPLQEHWLPLSNLDLLLPPVDVGIFFCYKNKQSMSFGSMVGVLKKAMAQALVTFYAFAGEVVPNSVGEPEILCNNRGVDFAEAFADVELKELNLYDPDESIEGKLVPNKKHGVLAVQATELKCGGIVVACTFDHRIADAYSTNMFLVSWAEMAQSKSLTIQPTFRRSLLNPRRPGHIDPSLNNMYVPVTALPPPSKGSTTDDHDHLISRIYYVTSEQLENLQDLATSNGCKRSKLESFSAFLWKMVAKSETSNDRAQKLCKMGIVVDGRTRLSEGHYQNDHPTLMATYFGNVLSIPFGGEKVEDLTEKPLNWVAEEVHNFLECAVTKEHFLGLIDWVEAHRPVPGLAKIYGSGSDEGPAFVVSSGQRFPASKMDFGWGSPVFGSYHFPWGGNAGYVMPMPSPVGNGDWIVYMHMLKGQVELIEKEAADVLKPLTFDYLS; this is translated from the exons ATGGCGCGAGGAGTGTTCAAGGTGACTATGAGCAAGCAAGAAGTGGTGGCAGCTGCCCTGCCATTGCAAGAGCATTGGCTACCACTCTCCAACCTTGACTTGCTTTTGCCACCTGTGGACGTGGGAATTTTCTTTTGCTACAAAAATAAGCAAAGCATGAGCTTTGGGTCCATGGTTGGGGTTCTGAAGAAGGCCATGGCTCAAGCTCTTGTGACTTTCTACGCCTTCGCCGGTGAGGTAGTGCCGAACTCTGTCGGGGAGCCTGAGATTCTATGCAACAACCGCGGCGTTGATTTCGCTGAAGCCTTTGCAGATGTTGAGCTTAAGGAGCTCAACCTTTATGACCCTGATGAGAGTATTGAGGGTAAGTTGGTGCCGAACAAGAAGCATGGCGTATTGGCTGTCCAG GCAACTGAGCTTAAGTGTGGTGGGATAGTGGTGGCATGCACATTTGATCATCGCATTGCAGATGCCTACTCAACCAACATGTTTCTGGTGTCATGGGCTGAGATGGCTCAGTCCAAATCCCTCACTATCCAACCAACTTTTCGTCGTTCTTTGCTTAACCCTCGTCGTCCTGGTCACATCGACCCCTCCCTAAACAACATGTACGTGCCCGTCACAGCGTTGCCACCTCCCAGTAAAGGCAGTACAACTGATGATCACGACCATCTCATCAGCCGCATATACTATGTCACATCCGAGCAGCTTGAAAATCTCCAAGACCTAGCCACCTCCAATGGCTGCAAAAGGAGCAAGCTCGAGTCTTTCTCTGCATTCTTGTGGAAAATGGTAGCAAAAAGTGAAACTAGTAATGATCGTGcccaaaaattatgtaaaatggGCATTGTGGTTGATGGACGGACAAGATTAAGTGAGGGACATTACCAAAACGACCATCCAACATTAATGGCTACCTACTTTGGAAATGTGCTGTCTATTCCTTTTGGTGGGGAAAAAGTTGAAGACCTAACTGAGAAACCGCTAAATTGGGTAGCTGAGGAAGTCCATAATTTTTTGGAATGTGCTGTGACGAAGGAGCATTTTTTAGGGTTGATAGATTGGGTTGAGGCACATAGGCCAGTGCCAGGCTTGGCCAAAATATACGGCAGTGGAAGCGATGAGGGGCCAGCTTTCGTTGTGTCGTCTGGCCAGCGGTTCCCCGCTTCGAAGATGGACTTTGGGTGGGGCTCGCCAGTTTTCGGGTCGTACCATTTCCCGTGGGGAGGAAATGCCGGGTATGTGATGCCAATGCCAAGTCCAGTTGGTAATGGTGACTGGATTGTGTACATGCACATGTTGAAAGGGCAGGTGGAGTTGATAGAGAAGGAAGCTGCTGATGTGTTAAAGCCCTTGACTTTTGATTATCTTAGTTAA
- the LOC137708529 gene encoding uncharacterized protein, with amino-acid sequence MCDSPFVQTALSQSVSFCKYSHSSITSYSEIQSYSAKELQSESSFSQVTNPDEGIGRFGSCSKSSDTYQYRFQLEQDVQRLQLQLRQEVELHTILENAIEKNAVKFSSPSCLPFYAQELLSNISALEVTVSKLEQELVALQFQLSQERNERRLAEYRLRHPSPQSMSPHSSDIMKLMISSSLRTSEHSNRKLHHSSEDDSYQEPRDQQSDGGTSLQSVTENVVDSIAIHHDMKMSRKMDSESFQPAEFGKLPKGMPPKGLWDHPNQLSEEMVRCMKNIFISLADAATPSKSSAQENQCLSMSPRGHLSNSSWWSSSERSMISSWVQSPQVDIQSNSEVLASENACDPYKVRGKLSWADIGNYGLATEVSWMSVGKKQLEYAAGALRRFRVLVEQLAKVNPIHLSYNEKLAFWINLYNALIMHAYLAYGVPRSDLKLFSLMQKAAYTVGGYSFSAAAIEYAILKMKPPLHRPQIALLLALHKLKVSDEQRKSAIDTYEPLATFALSCGMYSSPAVRIYTAKNVREELQEAQRDFVRASVGVSSRGRLLVPKMVHCFAKGIVDDSNLAVWISNYLPPHQAAFVEQCMSQRRQKLLGSRNCGILPFDSHFRYLFLPDKIPL; translated from the exons ATGTGTGACTCACCGTTTGTGCAAACTGCCTTGAGCCA AAGCGTTTCGTTTTGTAAATATTCGCATTCTAGCATCACTAGTTATTCGGAAATTCAGTCATATTCTGCAAAAGAGCTTCAGAGTGAGAGCTCATTTTCACAG GTGACCAATCCCGATGAAGGTATTGGAAGATTTGGGTCGTGCTCTAAAAGTAGTGATACTTACCAGTACAGATTCCAGCTTGAACAGGAT GTACAAAGGTTGCAACTGCAGCTGCGACAAGAAGTAGAGCTGCATACTATCCTGGAAAATGCAATTGAGAAAAATGCTGTTAAATTTTCCAGTCCGTCATGCCTCCCTTTCTAT GCTCAAGAGCTCCTGAGCAATATTTCTGCCCTGGAGGTTACAGTTTCAAAACTTGAACAAGAGTTGGTTGCTTTGCAATTCCAACTTAGTCAAGAAAGAAATGAACGAAGGCTTGCTGAATATCGTCTGAGGCATCCATCTCCTCAGTCCATGTCTCCTCACTCCTCTGACATTATGAAACTAATG ATTTCATCTTCTTTGAGGACTTCAGAGCACTCCAATCGTAAATTACATCATTCCTCTGAAGATGACTCATATCAGGAGCCAAGGGATCAACAATCAGATGGCGGAACATCTTTACAGTCGGTAACTGAG AATGTAGTGGACTCCATTGCAATTCACCATGATATGAAAATGTCTAGGAAGATGGATTCTGAATCTTTTCAACCTGCTGAGTTCGGGAAGCTTCCTAAAGGGATGCCCCCCAAGGGCCTTTGGGATCATCCAAACCAACTGTCAGAGGAGATGGTTAGATGTATGAAAAATATATTCATATCTTTGGCTGATGCAGCTACCCCATCAAAATCTTCAGCACAAGAGAACCAATGCTTGTCTATGTCTCCCCGTGGACATCTTTCCAATTCCTCTTGGTGGTCATCATCTGAACGGTCGATGATCTCATCATGGGTGCAGAGCCCACAGGTTGATATACAGAGTAACTCTGAAGTATTAGCTTCAGAGAATGCCTGTGATCCCTACAAAGTTCGTGGAAAACTGAGTTGGGCGGACATTGGGAACTATGGATTAGCGACTGAAGTTTCTTGGATGTCAGTTGGGAAGAAGCAATTAGAATATGCTGCAGGGGCCTTGAGGAGGTTCAG AGTACTTGTCGAGCAATTGGCAAAAGTAAACCCTATCCATCTGAGTTACAATGAGAAGCTAGCTTTCTGGATTAACTTGTACAATGCACTGATTATGCAT GCTTACTTGGCTTATGGAGTCCCTAGAAGTGACTTGAAGCTCTTCTCTTTGATGCAAAAG GCAGCTTATACTGTCGGCGGTTATTCTTTCAGTGCAGCTGCTATTGAGTATGCAATTCTGAAGATGAAGCCACCACTCCATAGACCACAAATT GCTTTGCTTCTTGCCCTTCACAAGCTGAAGGTGTCAGATGAGCAACGGAAGTCTGCAATCGATACCTATGAACCACTTGCAACATTTGCTTTGAGCTGTGGAATGTACTCTTCACCAGCG GTAAGAATCTACACTGCTAAAAATGTGAGGGAAGAGCTTCAGGAAGCCCAGCGTGATTTTGTTCGAGCTTCGGTTGGGGTTAGCAGCAGGGGGAGGTTGTTGGTGCCAAAAATGGTGCACTGCTTTGCCAAGGGCATTGTGGATGATTCAAATTTAGCTGTGTGGATATCAAATTACCTTCCGCCCCACCAAGCTGCCTTTGTTGAACAATGCATGTCACAGAGGCGACAAAAACTGCTTGGTTCACGCAACTGTGGGATTCTTCCATTTGATTCGCACTTCCGGTACCTCTTCCTGCCTGACAAAATTCCTTTATGA
- the LOC137708531 gene encoding uncharacterized protein, which translates to MGCRIIDESTKKAAVVDPVEPEKVLKAAQEHGISIKLILTTRHYWGLLLGTWWCMRKFFGLSKRSEVNFPFGDSRK; encoded by the exons ATGGGATGCAG AATTATTGACGAGAGTACCAAAAAAGCAGCGGTTGTGGATCCAGTTGAACCTGAGAAGGTTCTGAAAGCAGCCCAAGAACATGGCATCAGTATCAAGCTCATCCTCACCACTCGCCATTACTG GGGACTGCTTTTGGGAACATGGTGGTGCATGAGGAAGTTCTTCGGGTTATCCAAACGTTCAGAGGTTAACTTTCCGTTTGGAGATTCTAGAAAATAA